Genomic segment of Plasmodium vinckei vinckei genome assembly, chromosome: PVVCY_10:
CGTTCACTCctaagtatatatttaatttatcgTCGACACTTctgtataaatatgcacTACCACTTACTTcttcaacattttttaatataccaTAACTACcatcttttaatatatatatttgatcatatttataaatatcttCTGCACTTATTTTTGTCAAAAAATTCGCTGGAATTCCAGTCggaacttttatttttttattattattaaatgcaCTCATTGTACAGTTTTTTATACTATGCCCTTTTTTTCCACACATATGACATATATAATCTGGATGTACATATTCATTGGTTGGTTCGGAAGTTTGAtaagtattattatttccataaCTATTATTTGACCAATGTTgggttttatttttatcatatttgtTATATCCTTCATTGTTGTTTAGTCTTTGACGATTTAACCCGCCAGCAACTGATCCATGATCcgatttattaaaattatatgcattGTTATTCATGGGATTGTATGTAGATCCTGGTATTCCCTTTTGAATACCAGtgcctttttttatattcggAGAATTTGatattctttttaatttatattgatataaattaggattgattttatcttttttgtaataattcATTCGACCTCTATATCctgaattatatacattattacTTTCCATAATTTCTTGAATTTTCATATCttcatcatcattatttttttcactagAACCATAGCTATTTCTGTTATAAACATTCCATGGCTTGTTACGAGAATTAATTGGTGGAGTAGATGTAGGGGAAGGAACggtattattatcataccTTTGCgagtatttattattttttggctGACCATTTtgatcatatatatgtgatctatcattaatattattatttataggacttacatttttatttttttccaaatatgttttgttactattttgtaataaatCTCTTGCAACACCAATACTAGTTCGTTGAACTTCAATAAACAtttgattatatatactttcatattcatttaaaactctattattatgatataaaagaatatctaaactattttgtaaatttaaattggctacttctaatattttattttttattgtgcTATAACTACATGGTAATGATATCCTTAGTATGTTAGTACGTCCCTTACTTCCCTTAAAATTCCAGTATATAAATGTGTCaatcattttgtttaaacggttttatttaattgttattttattttccgcTCCGTTTGGTGCGTTAAATAGCCCTATATGACGGACTTTGAAATATTTCGGGGCtcatatatgcacatatatCAGTTTGTAagctaaaaaaaagagactGGTTTATAACTTTTTGTGATATACTATAGTACCCTATCCTTTTGTATATTGTCTACAAAACGATCACCTGTATTTATGTCTCactataattaaaatttcaaGTTAATACTGAATACGGATTGCATTACAAAATTTGGTGTAACAAAtgtacacacatatatatgcttgTGTATTAgctaaaaatacataaaatggTTAATTATcacaataatataacaagataatatgtatatacatgcataggtgtatacaaatttttataaataggGTTTAATTCatagaattaaaaatattaaaatcactaaatatgcaaaataatgaatagaCAAACAAAAACACCATTCCCGAATTTTATACCCTTACATATTCcttaaaatgtattttgtattagtttttctgaatatttttatttattttaaaaaaatatataaattggcattatttatttcgttTGTATATGTGTAGTGTTAATCTTCTTTTGCGTatcctttttaaaaatacaattttgcattgaaaaagttaaacatttttcattttaattttctattatacatatttcattaaatgTCGGGGTCAATCCTGTAatctattttattgttactattgcaatattattaaataattttttgtatttaatatatgggAAGAATGCTAAAGAGTGTAATGAGCCATCAGTATTCATATCTATATATGTAGATACGtgtttgtatttatttttatcttttactTGTAGAAAAATGATGTgggttttttttaaaaaaaaaaaattccttcttatatataaaaaaggaaaatgtgtaaacaaaaaaactGGTGAACACGaactaataataaaaaaaattaaaatcaattatttcgtatatattgtataaacctataaactatatatacaaattggatatgttttaaataaacgaaattttgttttcacttttcttttaaacatttaattaaaatacaCTCTACGATTTATTCATAACTTTGAAATgtgtttataataatattaaaaattatacaattattttcttgGCTTTTTTCCGCTTTATCCTCCTAAATCTTACTATTATTAGAAGGTTAATGTGTgtgtatacataaatatgatatatatatatatatatatatatattgtgtaTTCGTGggttatgaaaaattatagatATTCTTTATCTCgttcaaaatttatatattcataaacCCAAATgcttaattatatatggcTTTAATAAACAAACTCCTAGAAAAAGtggcaaaaaaaaacgtcTTTCATATTAATTCATCTGAAAGTATATCAACGATTGTCCTTCATAATATACTTATCAAAACAAAAAGTGCTAAATGTGTCTTCTCAATATCACAAAAAGAATCTTAAacctataaaaatataaaaaataatagaatgGGGATgtgataaataaaattgaatatCCTTTTTTGCTATATGCTACAGTTGTAGGTCTACGGGGTTGgcttatatatgcacacaaTGTATAcaatacacatatatatgtgcataCCTTTTGTTATTGCTAAGTAGAATACTCAATCGCAATAAACcaaaaagggaaaaagaaatgaaGAGGACACACAgcacattatatattttatttgctcACGAacgaaatatattttactcATATAAATAGAAAGGAAAGCTAAAAAAGGGAATAAAATAGAGGAAATATAATACCGCgtgaataaaaatttccTCAAATTCacctaaaaatatattatggctttttttaattttttgaatatatatataaagaatgtTTTGTGCCcttttcaaaattaattaaagattatttaatttaagaaaaaatgcttcattaatatttaaaatatgcatgtttaatattaatgataataaatattaaaaaaaaatgaaatttaaaaacttaagaatatataaataaatgaaattatacataattaaaacataaaaatataaaatcatCTGAactgaaatatttttaggGACAAATATTCCTATTTGTTATTAacaatacatatattgatcatattaaaaatatattgtatataaaaatatataatataataaatttattttgagaaaacgcatataaaaatatgaacaagtCAGAATTTTCTTTGCGCATAATagctaataaaaaaaaatagcgtttataaaaaaaaactattattttcaagAAGGAAggattaaatatataatttcattgggcttataaatataaaaaaaaaatttttaatttattcaaaaCAAATACCCAAATAATATCACTAAATgaataacaataaatagtttttttattttgtataggATTTAAGGCCTTTCTGTaagtcattttttttttttttgcatacTCAAACATAGGTATGGTATGcctatataattaaaaaaataattttagggtatatttaataaagaGGTGACAAGAAACGTATAATAACTATATAATgagtaatattattttttaaaattattctacaattattaaaaaggaggaaatatatttaacctttttcttatttaataaaaagttatGGAATAATATATCACATACAATGTATTTAAAGAAAGTTCGATATATTCCCGtctatttaatttgtttggTATATTTAGACTGTTTCTTAATACTTTAATATTGAACTAATTTATTAAGGTCTTTTTTAGTTTCCACTTTTGTGAAACaaactattttattatttgaaatatagccatatagaaaattatgcataaatatCTTTTCCATtactattttaataattatgtacAGTTCATACATATTGATATGTATGTGTATGTCTGGTGATATTCACATTGTTATTTTACTAGCTAtcacaaatattattaattatgtaatttaaataaataaacgtGTGAGTACAGAAATTAACATACGACtaattcttttttgtaCTTGGCATGTATAATCCTATAGCTCTCTCATCAAACtgattaatttaaaaaggaattacaactaatattataaaaaaaaaagttcaaattaaataatagtaaataaaacaataacatacatttattaatataaatggtATATATGTGTACAACTTTAAAATTGGatatacaatttattattgGGCTTTGGAAATGTTGCATAATTATCGGAAAAGAACATCctcttaaaaaataattttaaatataaaaaaaataaataataatattgaatttttatataatagtaGCTAGTGTATgtgtataattattttatcataaaaggctttttaaaaaataaaaaaaaatatgtgcaTTTGATTGTTTcattataaagaaaaattatatatataaatgtaacAAATTCCAAAGATTTAATTTCtccatttattattttttttttttagaacatatgtaatataactttcagttttattataatttcacATAGTACCAAATacaagaaaattataaatattttaagtattatttaagttacattttctatattcatatttgaaaatcaaataagatttttaataaatattaaaaaaaaaaaaaaaaagggacAAAGGGAAAATTACGAAATATAACCAAAAATGGAATTAGGGGTATGTATTTTTAGCtagcatatttattatgtacatacatatatatatatttagtaTAAACTAGATATGTACAAGTAATGAATTCCtatacacattttatatGGGGAATTGTATGgggttatatttttacatattatatatgtccacatttttaatgatatatatttactatgATTAATTATTTCGATCGATGGATAGCATATTTAATAACATTTTACCAAATAAGAcagtaatataaaatttgacttaaatatttttttggcttgttagaaaatatacctagaaataaatgcaggaaaatgcatatatgatGGAAATATTGTAAAACCGGATAGTAGGAAAGGGAAGTTAGTTCTTTATAaggtaataaaaatagccATAATTTAgtttgcatattttatttaactcTTTTGAACGAGTTACATTTTTTGAGGACCCACAATTTATATTCGatctattttataataattttgtttttttaaaaaaaatagatatgTGACAATCTTTACAACTTCCAATGGATTAGTCGAGAaactaataaaatagaGGTAGACAAAAAAGGTGTAATATTATCAgtcaataaaaatttttatggaGACATTGTATAAATGGTTTTATTTTGCTCGTTTTAGgacaatataatattaacaaaaaacaTATCATTGGAAAGAGTTCAAGCATGTAAAACCGGAAgggtttatttattaagaAACAAATTGAAAGGTTAGAAAAATATGCTAATAATTATACTACACTTTTTATAACCTTTTAAAAGGTCTTCTTTCAAAATACGTGTTTAATGAGTTTTtgtcaaatatatatttcgtTTTTCATAAATCCTTAGGAGaggttttattttattggaTGCAAGATTCTGATGAGTCAAAGGATgaagtaaataaaaaaaaattataaattaaatttgaataatatgaagtggtgaaatatattttctctaTCTCTTATTATTAGGAATTTGTTGATAAATTTAACTCCATCATAGCAAACGATTTAGGAAGCGGTACGAAAATTTATTctgatttttattttgaacaTAATTGCATAAGAGGTGGCAAAGGGATGTGGCATTATTGAAACATCTCAATTTAATGCAGTTGTGAAGTTtgaaaatgcatatatatatacatatggaattacatttttctgaatattaaaatacaGATACGGGAGTAAGAAGGAGatataacaaaaacaatattCCTGGGTTATCCGATTTAATGTTTTCTCAAGGAGAATATGAAATGAATccaaattcaaaaaaaagtaaaattagaaagaaaaaaaaaataacaaaaagtAGACATAAAcgatattttatgaaatgaatatataaaaaaattatattttttgttttttaaaaattcagATGTTTCATTTAAAGATTTATTTGTGGGTGAGTACATGTCTAAGTTGTTGGAAATACCAGAAGCTTACgaggaattaaaaaagttagttctcaaaaaaatgcacacataatatataaaaaatgtttagcAATTGTCGAATTATTCCAAATattacatttaaaaaataaccatttaaaaaataaccatttaaaaaatatccatttaaaaaatatccatttaaaaaatatccatttaaaaaataatcatttaaaaaatactcattaaaaaatattaattttattatcacttTGCAACATTGTTAATCTACGTTTGCAGACATATGCCTAGTGGATATCAAACTAAATATGATATAGAAAGTTTGATTAATAGTAGAATGTTAAACTCTAATTTGAATTGTCTAGATTTATCTATTCAAACTCagttaaattttatattaatatcttTAAGTAAGCAAAGTTTCATTTAATGTACCAAATGGTATATCCAATGTTGGGAATGCATATAGAATGGTCATATTGTTCATGTCATTTAAAAGGGCAGactatataatatgcaaGCAAATGTGtgtgtgttttttttttattttgctgGTTATCCATCATAGGTGGATAATGCCACCATTTACATACtacttattatttattaattcctttttttttctttcttttcaATTCCGTTTTAGATTTGCCTCCACACGAAGGACCAGTAAACAATcgtaagaaaaataaattaaaaatgctattttaaaattatattattatttttttttaataaaaagttaatattattacatatataagtGTGCATATACAACTATACATATTATGCattgttaatataaacaGCACTGGAATATATTGTCGAGGAactggaaaaaaaatataataaagaagatAGTAATTAAGCCATGTATATATGCGTACATATgcaaatatttgtatatcccagaattcataatttaaaacaaaaacattatatcttcttttctttattttaaaatgaatGAAAGTCACGGTAAAAAATTGAGGAGAAGattggaaaaatataaaagtagagaaattgtaaaatgaataaaaagaaatataaaataagtaagacaaataacaattattaataaaatattattttgataataaatgtGAGACTATCCcaataatataaagaatGGCAGAAAAAATGACACCCTTGTTAGCATTCCCTTCCTCAATATTTTTCTGCAATGTGAAAAATTTGgaaatttttgaaaaatgtataactattataaaaaacagACATAGGCAcaaaatatgcatttataGCAAAACAAATTTGGATAAAAAGCAAAATCTTATACAAAGTGTACATGCTTTTACTACCCATGTTTactatgttatatatatatatatatatatatatatatatatatttttttttcaacacGTTTAAAGACATATTTTCTTAAATTATTGTTAcctctttttcatttttcgcAAGGATATTTGAAACATACAAATGAGACCAATCAAATCGACGGcataattctttttttggaATTTGTAAGTCGATATCTTCTTCATTTGTTTCTACAATAGGATGTAAcaattgataaaatatatcatctttatcacattttttatcatgaATTTGGTTAACTTTTAATTCTTGAACATTctctatatatgtatgttcTTCTTTTGGTCTCCATGAAAAATTACTATGTCGGTCTACTTTACCTGTatgttcataaaaaaaagaaaaaaaaatatgaccATGCaaggaaaattataaaatgtgtgtgtgcaaaaatatgtttaattgAATgagaaaatggaaaaaaaaaacttacCGTCAATGAGTTTAGCACAAAAAAGAACAGCATCATTGTAATTTTTAAGtactttaatatttttttcaaaaatatattcacaAAATGTTACTGCATATGTATTCATATCTTCCTCGATCAAATAAAGatctataaataatatgacaTTCATAAATAAAGGAACAAGTGATTTTATTGCTTTAATTCTTTCAAAAGGAGTAAAGCGATTAAAGATTGGCCAAAAGGCTAGAAATTCTGTGCTTTCACTACTAAATCTAAGTATTAATTctaaacaaaaatttaatgttatatataaacaaattaaaattcGATATTGTTCATTATCCTTTCCATATGAATATAAGAAaccaaatataaatgaaatagcAAACTGAAAAATTgctataattattatttcgaCATAAAAAAAGCTTGTTATTTCACTACCCTGAAAATCTCCAAATCgatcataattatatttttttttgtcattagataatatttcatatgCTTCTCTTATTTTAGTAAACTTATCAAATGCGTCTGGTTCTTTACTTTTATCAGGATGGTATATACGTGATAATTTTCGAAAAGATTGTCGTATTTCTGTTTTGGTTGCATATGTACttacatttaaaatttcataAGCATTTTGTTCTGTTTTTTGAAGTTCATATATAGCTACAgaaaatagtataaataaagcTATGAATACACCATATTCTCTTTTTCCTTTATTCCAAGGTCGATTGGGTCCGATAAGCCATTTTGTTAATGGTGCAataattatcatataaataatcataTCCTCCATTTTGTcctatttgtttattatattaattagtttgataattattattggttcttttttttattttttgaaatttttattactcgatatgaatatatagatatacaAATGTGGacataaaagaaaattatgtttaagtatataataaaagaagaCAACTtgatttttgaaaataaatttaaattcttTTTTGGGGCTTCATTgcattatttgtataaatatatatctacCATATGTGCGTACTATACATgcagatatatatttgcaaACATATTATCTTCAAGATCATGAGATACTTTCGAGCTTGCTCGGCTATTTACGCAAGTATTCCCCaatacatttattaaatttacaaataaatatatatgggcatttatgaaaatatggCATTATATCTATACACACATATGCATGCTACCATTTCGGTATACCAAGATAAATGCCTTACATATATACCCcctattttcaaaaaatatgatatgataattttatatatgcaacaTATACGCATATATCTATTTATTCATGTAAGCagatatatgtatatgtggtgccaaataatataactaggtattatttgattaatatatgcatactctaaaaagtatttttttaaaatataaacaacgcaatataaaagtaaatatatttatacatgcgcatatattatgtacatatatattagtaAAGTATTAGTAACATTTCagatttaatatattattataaagccaaaaaaaatattaacaaaaaccAGTGTTAGTTTAaaaacacatttttatatttttcttcttcggctttctttattttgtgtTTTCCTTCTGttcttttatttacttAATTTTACTTGAATTCAATAAAAAGTTCAAGAGAAGGAAATTTACATAAAcatgtttttttgtttgaaaaataattataatgatataaaatattatcttACAAAACCCTATAAATTAatgttacatttttttatctttaaaattgtatttttcagtgtaacattaaaaaaattgtttaaaaaaaaggtgaaaaaaaatagtgagGGTCacgaaatatttatattgaaaatatatgtgcaGTATACACTACAAGTAATAgtgatatattaaaatatgtaaaaatacataaaaaaaaaaaataataattacaatAAATAGAAAGTGAAAGaatatgaacaaataaaacaacaatataattataacaatcataatattaaaatgaataatatttatatgtacaaatggctatatattgtttttgtttttattaaggtcaacaaaaattatatatcataCACCATTATGATCAAAGCCTAAAACTGATTGATAATAggaaaatttatatgctaTAATAAGTTaagcaaataaataaaggaaAACAAAAGAAAGCGTTAAACCTTAATGATAGGGAGAAAATATCATACCCTAATTACACAAAtttgaacaaaataaaaaaggaacatttttcatttcaataatttgttctgtttaaacaatatataaggGAATGCTTTAATAGGTGTTTTTTCGTATGCTGActcttttcattttaagGCAACCTtagaataatattttgtgtgttggtaattattatattggtctatatttttaagcaTTGAGAAAGAATAGttagtttttttctttataattataaaagtttGCATATGCAAAATcataatataacaaaagaCTGCAATTATGGGATAGTACACATATAAGATCATGTATACACCCCtcccaaaaaataaacaaataaataaaattattacttaaaaaaaattatgataaaatatgttcaaataaaattttcaacatATCATTACATAGTATTTATGAAGAAACAAAAGTatattaaacataaaatgcagcattttttgttctttCCAACAATTTTCATAGCATATAGGCCCATTAATAATGAATGCtaatttttgattttttcatttgaatTCGTCgttttataatttcttttattggtaagtttttttcatttatatcacCTAAACCTGCATTATAATTTGTCCATAAATTTCCAACCTTGGAATAATAATCCATGGGATAAATTTctctatattttattgaatttaataaaacatatgcTTCATAAACATTTAATAAaggttttatattataatttccCCAATCTATTGATAATCTTGGGCATCCTATTTGTACAAATACatcaacattttttattaattctaatttttgattaaatatttcagacaataataaaataaagtataatatatttttttctttaattatGTTGATAagatttttcaaaatattaacatttCCTTGTCTACCTAATGTACTTAATATTATGCACACacttttacaattttttgatttatttatttcattttttcgtatattataaaaaagcttataatcatatttttcttctgataaaattttatcaaaagGGTTGTAAcgaaaaaaagtaaaatcgGGGTTATGTATCATTAAACTTTCTAAATGAAATCTACCATCAGCTATAAAAACTATtttaacattattatttttttttaaaaaaattctgcacatgttaataatatataactcATTTTCTTGTTCAATGTTGACTGTAATTGGCTTTAATTCTGTTGAGGTTGATAAATCTCCTGaatgttcataattttgtgtgtcatttttttgtttattttcctctttttttatgacttgttcatataaaaatttatacaaatttgGTGATGTGCAGCCCAATACCTCTCCTTTCGTTAAGGGCAATACTTGAGGTATTGGCAAAAAGgtatcaaaataattttcattttttaatatattatgtacgCTATGTACAACACAAGAAAATTGTATTGTTCCAAGTAGCAATACAATATccgtttttttaaagttttttttaattgtttcAACTAAATGAGTAGAgcttaattttatatcgacaaaaacataaatacaCCTAATTTTTGTTACAGTTAAAGGTACCAAACAAGAATGTCCATAATGTATAATTAAATCACATTTAAGTTTATCACTAGTAAAATCATCAATACAACACCCACCATATGTGACATCCcctaatattattacttcTTCAACACaatcacaaaaaaaataaaatatttcagaAAGATATAACCCCCATACTAATAAACCTTCAGGTAATTGCAAcgcaatatttttatatttttctcgtaatattatatctatacatttataaacttcaaaattataattttcaggaaatgctttttttatagctttttctaataattcattatttaaaatatatttcggAATAGAACAATGGACTTTTTTCTCCTCACTTTTAGGGGCTCTTAGACTTAtttcattcatttttaattcctgataaaatatgacagtggaatttatttaatggcgtttttcaattttgattatttcGTAGGAATGGTTTATCTTCTATAAATCCATATAAACTtgatttgttttatttaattttcccCTTAAAATTTAACAATTTCAGCATTTGAtactttgttttttttttaccgaagaggtatataaaaataagtaaacAAATTTGATAACTTTTTAAggaactttttttttaataaatttattctatcattttgttgttggttatgtataatataaactAAATTTGATAAAAGAATGTTTTACTataatactaaaaaaatattacaaattCATATGCATAGTTATGACTCCTATATATGatgatatataaattgatgttatttatgtatacatatatttaggAAAAAATCAGAATTTCCATTTTCCATTTATCAATttgtttgaaaattttttttatataattttttaagtagtttatttatttgtaaattatttttttttacattttagtatgtatttatatgtatatggaaaatttgtatggtttatttttattttattttttttcttagcCTGTTCATGTATAAGTTTCATATATGGGAGGGTCCCCATTCTACATTTTTGGGTTTTACCCTATATATACCCCCCATTatttatagtaataatatattttatttttttccaattttataatttgtttttgcTTTTGTTCTTGTtcttatttgttttattttattttaatttttttcggttgtaatattatttaatttaaataaattatgtagAAACTTGTTCTTAAGCATAGATGAAAAGGTTGTAAAATTTGTTAGTGcacattttgaaaaaaaatcgaagaaataaaaattgttattgCTATTACTATGGTTGTCATtgtaattaatttatgtgtatatattttttagtaactaaaaaaaaattatagaaatatataaaagcatacaaaataaaaaatcataaaataattcacaGTTGTGATTAAGTTAATAatgttaattattttttagagGTCTCTTTAGAATGACTCAAatcaaattaatttttttacaactatatataattatattatgtgtGTAATTGTATAAAGAACTTAAATGGgtgtatattaaaataaacaatttttttctattttttttaattacaaccaattttataaaaaaggagagaaaaaaaaaatataacttactaataataattttcaatgGCATTCACACCTATAcaaacaattatattttagtcatttaaatttttgtaaacatataaatggaaaatagGTATTGCTTTATTTCtctataaaaattcaatGATAGACTATAacattaaaatatgttcttatgcataaaaaaaataaatatacatatatatatacacatttataattttttcccCCTTCACAAAGTAGAGAATTATCGTTTGAGAAACACCAACTAATTAATAAGCCCCCATGTTGTAACCAGAATGgagaaaagaaatatttattagcaAATGGTTAGtgcat
This window contains:
- a CDS encoding DnaJ protein, putative, with translation MEDMIIYMIIIAPLTKWLIGPNRPWNKGKREYGVFIALFILFSVAIYELQKTEQNAYEILNVSTYATKTEIRQSFRKLSRIYHPDKSKEPDAFDKFTKIREAYEILSNDKKKYNYDRFGDFQGSEITSFFYVEIIIIAIFQFAISFIFGFLYSYGKDNEQYRILICLYITLNFCLELILRFSSESTEFLAFWPIFNRFTPFERIKAIKSLVPLFMNVILFIDLYLIEEDMNTYAVTFCEYIFEKNIKVLKNYNDAVLFCAKLIDGKVDRHSNFSWRPKEEHTYIENVQELKVNQIHDKKCDKDDIFYQLLHPIVETNEEDIDLQIPKKELCRRFDWSHLYVSNILAKNEKEKNIEEGNANKGVIFSAILYIIGIVSHLLSK
- a CDS encoding 26S proteasome regulatory subunit RPN13, putative — translated: MELGKIYLEINAGKCIYDGNIVKPDSRKGKLVLYKICDNLYNFQWISRETNKIEDNIILTKNISLERVQACKTGRVYLLRNKLKGEVLFYWMQDSDESKDEEFVDKFNSIIANDLGSDTGVRRRYNKNNIPGLSDLMFSQGEYEMNPNSKKNVSFKDLFVGEYMSKLLEIPEAYEELKKHMPSGYQTKYDIESLINSRMLNSNLNCLDLSIQTQLNFILISLNLPPHEGPVNNPLEYIVEELEKKYNKEDSN
- a CDS encoding diphthamide biosynthesis protein 1, putative, whose product is MNEISLRAPKSEEKKVHCSIPKYILNNELLEKAIKKAFPENYNFEVYKCIDIILREKYKNIALQLPEGLLVWGLYLSEIFYFFCDCVEEVIILGDVTYGGCCIDDFTSDKLKCDLIIHYGHSCLVPLTVTKIRCIYVFVDIKLSSTHLVETIKKNFKKTDIVLLLGTIQFSCVVHSVHNILKNENYFDTFLPIPQVLPLTKGEVLGCTSPNLYKFLYEQVIKKEENKQKNDTQNYEHSGDLSTSTELKPITVNIEQENELYIINMCRIFLKKNNNVKIVFIADGRFHLESLMIHNPDFTFFRYNPFDKILSEEKYDYKLFYNIRKNEINKSKNCKSVCIILSTLGRQGNVNILKNLINIIKEKNILYFILLLSEIFNQKLELIKNVDVFVQIGCPRLSIDWGNYNIKPLLNVYEAYVLLNSIKYREIYPMDYYSKVGNLWTNYNAGLGDINEKNLPIKEIIKRRIQMKKSKISIHY